From the Billgrantia sulfidoxydans genome, one window contains:
- the infB gene encoding translation initiation factor IF-2, whose translation MSEMTVKDFAAKVGRDVPRLLEQMKEAGLEHKSESDAVSEEDKRKLLDYLTKSHGGSGAGARNRITLTRKTRSRIKTGERGKTIEVQVRKKRTYVKRAEEEVPAPEPVEESGPRQLVGDMADSQAKREAQEAEQAKARAAEQAAREEAAKAEASKPAVEPEIPVPALESSEEPSGEPEPPAPPKEGRTDRRTAPPKKASAKKGRHDRDDDDRGDREERRRGGGKKVKRAERRGGRRGSSQAGGGKHGFQKPTQPIVREVSIPESISVADLADKMSIKANEVIKTMFTMGAAVTINQTIDQDTAAIVVEEMGHVPKLIKDDALETEMLEGISYEGEEITRSPVVTVMGHVDHGKTSLLDYIRKAKVATGEAGGITQHIGAYHVEDEHGGVTFLDTPGHAAFTAMRARGAKATDVVILVVAADDGVMPQTIEAIEHSKAADVPMVVAVNKIDKPAADPDRVKNELSQHGVISEEWGGDTQFVHVSAKSGEGIEDLLEAIQLVSEVLELKAVPEAPGKGVVVESRLDKGRGPVATVLVQNGTLKKGDIVLAGLHYGRVRALTNELGQQVDEAGPAMPVEIQGLDGTPDAGDDFMVVADEKKAREVANFRQGKYREVRLARQQKAKLENMFSQMGQDEVAKVNIVLKADVQGSLEAIKGALEELSTDEVQVAVVSSGVGGITGTDANLALASEAIVVGFNVRADAAAREIIEREGLDLRYYSVIYQLIDEVKQAMSGMLAPEWKEEIVGVAEVRDVFRAPKIGAVAGCMVVEGTVFRNKKIRVLRDNVVIYEGELESLRRFKDDVQEVRSGMECGIGVKNYNDVQVGDKIEVFDQVKVERTL comes from the coding sequence ATGTCGGAAATGACCGTTAAGGATTTTGCAGCGAAGGTGGGCCGCGACGTGCCCCGCCTGCTGGAACAGATGAAAGAAGCTGGGCTCGAGCACAAGTCCGAGAGCGATGCCGTGTCCGAGGAGGACAAGCGCAAGCTGCTCGACTACCTGACCAAGAGCCACGGTGGCAGTGGGGCCGGCGCGCGCAACCGCATCACCTTGACGCGCAAGACCAGAAGCCGGATCAAGACCGGCGAGCGCGGCAAGACCATCGAGGTGCAGGTGCGCAAGAAGCGCACCTACGTCAAGCGCGCCGAGGAAGAGGTGCCGGCGCCCGAGCCGGTAGAGGAGTCCGGGCCGCGTCAGCTGGTGGGCGACATGGCCGATTCACAGGCCAAGCGCGAGGCCCAGGAGGCCGAGCAGGCCAAGGCGCGTGCCGCCGAGCAGGCCGCGCGCGAGGAGGCCGCCAAGGCCGAGGCGTCCAAGCCCGCGGTTGAGCCCGAGATCCCGGTGCCCGCTCTGGAAAGCTCCGAGGAGCCGTCCGGCGAGCCCGAGCCGCCGGCGCCGCCCAAGGAGGGCCGCACCGACCGCCGTACCGCGCCGCCCAAGAAGGCCTCGGCCAAGAAGGGGCGCCATGATCGTGACGACGACGATCGCGGCGACCGCGAGGAGCGGCGCCGTGGCGGCGGCAAGAAGGTCAAGCGCGCCGAGCGCCGCGGTGGCCGCCGCGGTTCCAGTCAGGCCGGTGGCGGCAAGCACGGCTTCCAGAAGCCGACGCAGCCAATCGTGCGTGAGGTCTCGATCCCCGAGTCGATCAGCGTCGCCGACCTGGCCGACAAGATGTCGATCAAGGCCAACGAAGTCATCAAGACCATGTTCACCATGGGCGCGGCGGTGACCATCAACCAGACCATCGATCAGGACACCGCGGCCATCGTCGTCGAGGAGATGGGCCACGTGCCCAAGCTGATCAAGGACGATGCGCTCGAGACCGAGATGCTCGAAGGCATCTCCTACGAGGGCGAGGAGATCACCCGTTCGCCGGTGGTCACGGTGATGGGCCACGTCGACCACGGCAAGACCTCGCTGCTCGACTACATCCGCAAGGCCAAGGTGGCCACCGGCGAGGCCGGCGGCATCACCCAGCACATCGGCGCCTACCACGTCGAGGACGAGCACGGCGGCGTGACCTTCCTCGATACCCCGGGCCACGCGGCGTTCACCGCGATGCGCGCCCGCGGTGCCAAGGCCACCGACGTGGTCATCCTGGTGGTGGCGGCCGACGACGGCGTCATGCCGCAGACCATCGAGGCGATCGAGCACTCCAAGGCGGCCGACGTGCCGATGGTGGTGGCGGTCAACAAGATCGACAAGCCGGCGGCCGACCCGGACCGGGTCAAGAACGAGCTGTCGCAGCACGGCGTGATCTCCGAGGAGTGGGGCGGCGACACCCAGTTCGTCCACGTCTCGGCCAAGTCCGGCGAAGGCATCGAGGATCTGCTGGAGGCGATCCAGCTGGTCTCCGAGGTGCTCGAGCTCAAGGCGGTACCGGAAGCGCCGGGCAAGGGCGTGGTGGTCGAGTCGCGCCTCGACAAGGGGCGCGGTCCGGTGGCCACCGTGCTGGTCCAGAACGGCACCCTGAAGAAGGGCGACATCGTGCTTGCCGGCCTGCACTACGGCCGCGTGCGTGCGCTGACCAACGAACTCGGCCAGCAGGTCGACGAGGCGGGCCCCGCCATGCCGGTGGAGATCCAGGGCCTCGACGGCACCCCGGACGCCGGCGACGACTTCATGGTCGTGGCCGACGAGAAGAAGGCCCGCGAGGTCGCCAACTTCCGTCAGGGCAAGTACCGCGAAGTGCGCCTGGCACGCCAGCAGAAGGCCAAGCTGGAGAACATGTTCAGCCAGATGGGCCAGGACGAGGTGGCCAAGGTCAACATCGTGCTCAAGGCCGACGTGCAGGGCTCGCTGGAGGCGATCAAGGGTGCCCTCGAGGAGCTCTCCACCGACGAAGTGCAGGTGGCCGTGGTCTCCTCCGGCGTGGGTGGCATCACCGGCACCGACGCCAACCTGGCGCTGGCCTCCGAGGCCATCGTGGTCGGCTTCAACGTGCGTGCCGACGCCGCCGCCCGCGAGATCATCGAGCGCGAAGGCCTCGACCTGCGCTACTACAGCGTCATCTACCAGCTGATCGACGAGGTCAAGCAGGCCATGAGCGGCATGCTGGCACCGGAGTGGAAGGAAGAGATCGTCGGCGTGGCCGAGGTTCGCGACGTCTTCCGCGCGCCGAAGATCGGCGCCGTGGCCGGCTGCATGGTGGTCGAGGGCACCGTCTTCCGCAACAAGAAGATCCGCGTGCTGCGCGACAACGTCGTCATCTACGAGGGCGAGCTCGAGTCGCTGCGCCGCTTCAAGGACGACGTGCAGGAAGTGCGCAGCGGCATGGAGTGCGGTATCGGCGTCAAGAACTACAACGACGTCCAGGTCGGCGACAAGATCGAGGTCTTCGACCAGGTCAAGGTCGAGCGGACGCTGTAA
- the nusA gene encoding transcription termination factor NusA, which produces MSKEILMVVDAISNEKGVPRNVIFEAVEAALASASRKRFEGREVSVRVHIDRQTGEYETFRRWEVIEDDEFENPDAEIKLSYAERRDPPLGLGDVVEEQIENAAFGRIAAQTAKQVIVQKVREAERAEVVRQYAEREGELVAGIVKKTTRDGLIIDLGDNAEAFLPRSEMIPGERYRMNDRVRALLLKVDAEARGAQLILSRTCPELIIELFKIEVPEIAEQLIEIKGAARDPGSRAKIAVKTNDRRIDPVGACVGMRGSRVQAVSSELQNERVDIILWDDNPAQLVINAMAPADVASILVDEDAHAMDVAVAEDNLAQAIGRSGQNVRLASELTGWRINVMTEGEAEDKREQEIDSLVEHFIQHLDIEEDLARLLVEEGFTTLEEIAYVPLEEILEIEELDEELVEELRARAKDELLTLAIASEEELDGAQPADDLLEMDGMERHLAFILASRGIVTMEDLAEQSVDDLMDIEGMDEERAAALIMTARAPWFENEQ; this is translated from the coding sequence ATGAGTAAAGAAATTCTGATGGTCGTGGATGCGATCTCCAACGAAAAGGGCGTGCCCCGTAACGTGATCTTCGAGGCCGTCGAAGCGGCGCTGGCCAGCGCATCGCGCAAGCGCTTCGAGGGGCGCGAGGTCAGCGTAAGGGTGCATATCGACCGCCAGACGGGCGAGTACGAGACCTTTCGCCGCTGGGAGGTGATCGAGGACGACGAGTTCGAGAATCCCGACGCCGAGATCAAGCTCTCCTATGCCGAACGCCGCGACCCGCCGCTGGGGCTGGGGGACGTGGTCGAGGAGCAGATCGAGAACGCCGCCTTCGGCCGTATTGCGGCCCAGACCGCCAAGCAGGTCATCGTGCAGAAGGTACGCGAGGCCGAGCGCGCCGAGGTGGTGCGCCAGTACGCCGAGCGCGAGGGCGAGCTGGTCGCCGGCATCGTCAAGAAGACCACCCGCGACGGTCTGATCATCGACCTCGGCGACAACGCCGAGGCGTTCCTGCCGCGCAGCGAGATGATTCCCGGCGAGCGCTACCGCATGAACGACCGGGTTCGCGCGCTGCTGCTCAAGGTCGACGCCGAGGCGCGTGGCGCGCAGCTGATCCTGTCGCGGACCTGCCCCGAGCTGATCATCGAGCTGTTCAAGATCGAGGTGCCGGAGATCGCCGAGCAGCTCATCGAGATCAAGGGCGCGGCGCGTGACCCCGGTTCGCGGGCCAAGATCGCGGTCAAGACCAACGACCGCCGCATCGACCCGGTCGGTGCCTGCGTCGGCATGCGCGGCTCCCGCGTCCAGGCGGTCTCCAGCGAGCTGCAGAACGAGCGGGTCGACATCATCCTGTGGGACGACAACCCCGCCCAGCTCGTCATCAACGCCATGGCACCGGCCGACGTCGCCTCGATCCTGGTCGACGAGGACGCGCACGCCATGGACGTCGCCGTGGCCGAGGACAACCTGGCCCAGGCCATCGGTCGCAGCGGCCAGAACGTGCGCCTGGCTTCCGAACTCACCGGCTGGCGCATCAACGTCATGACCGAGGGCGAGGCGGAGGACAAGCGCGAGCAGGAGATCGACAGCCTGGTCGAGCACTTCATCCAGCACCTGGACATCGAGGAGGATCTCGCCCGGCTGCTGGTGGAGGAGGGCTTCACCACGCTGGAGGAGATCGCCTACGTGCCCCTCGAGGAGATCCTCGAGATCGAGGAGCTCGACGAAGAGCTGGTGGAAGAGCTGCGTGCGCGAGCCAAGGATGAACTGCTGACGCTGGCCATTGCCTCCGAGGAGGAGCTGGACGGTGCACAGCCGGCCGACGACCTGCTGGAGATGGATGGCATGGAACGTCACCTGGCCTTCATCCTGGCCAGTCGGGGCATCGTCACCATGGAGGACCTCGCCGAGCAGTCCGTCGACGATCTGATGGACATCGAGGGCATGGACGAGGAGCGCGCTGCAGCACTGATCATGACTGCCCGTGCGCCCTGGTTCGAGAACGAACAGTAA
- the rimP gene encoding ribosome maturation factor RimP — protein MALKDAALYALIEPVVTAMGFELWGIDYRPQGKHSRLVIYIDHAEGVSVDHCADVSRQVSAVLDVEDPIPGEYRLEVSSPGMDRPLFTLDQFARFAGHQVALKLRVPFDGRRKFQGLLAGVEEDEVLLQLDGEEYCFPIESIDQARVVPRFED, from the coding sequence GTGGCACTCAAGGACGCTGCGCTATATGCGCTGATCGAGCCGGTGGTCACCGCCATGGGCTTCGAACTCTGGGGCATCGACTATCGACCCCAGGGCAAGCACTCCCGACTGGTGATCTACATTGATCATGCCGAGGGGGTGAGCGTGGATCATTGCGCCGACGTCAGTCGCCAGGTCAGTGCCGTGCTCGACGTGGAGGATCCCATTCCGGGGGAGTATCGCCTGGAGGTTTCGTCGCCGGGCATGGATCGTCCGCTCTTCACCCTCGATCAGTTCGCGCGCTTCGCCGGGCACCAGGTAGCGCTCAAGCTGCGTGTTCCCTTCGACGGGCGGCGCAAGTTCCAGGGGCTGCTGGCCGGCGTCGAAGAGGACGAGGTGCTGCTGCAGCTCGACGGCGAGGAGTACTGCTTTCCCATCGAGAGCATCGATCAGGCACGGGTGGTTCCCCGGTTCGAAGACTGA
- the secG gene encoding preprotein translocase subunit SecG, protein MQVAILMIHVAIAIALVVLILLQQGKGAEAGAAFGGGASQTVFGSRGSGGFLSRTTAVLAAAFFATSLTLAYFASQAGQAPEAGIPDSRLIEQQRGLPTLDDDADDVDNTAPVLEESDG, encoded by the coding sequence ATGCAAGTTGCCATTCTCATGATCCATGTGGCGATCGCCATCGCGCTGGTCGTTCTCATCCTGCTACAGCAGGGCAAGGGCGCCGAGGCCGGTGCGGCCTTCGGCGGCGGCGCGTCCCAGACCGTGTTCGGCTCGCGCGGCAGCGGCGGTTTCCTCTCGCGCACCACGGCGGTGCTGGCGGCGGCCTTTTTCGCCACCTCGCTGACCCTGGCCTACTTCGCCAGCCAGGCGGGGCAGGCGCCGGAAGCGGGCATTCCCGACTCGCGTCTGATCGAGCAGCAGCGCGGGCTGCCTACCCTTGACGACGACGCGGATGATGTGGATAATACCGCGCCAGTGCTGGAGGAAAGCGACGGCTGA
- the tpiA gene encoding triose-phosphate isomerase — translation MRTPLIAGNWKMNGSAALVEEFGRAFAETTLPASLDVVILPPFPYLDAARRAFDGTPLRLGAQTLNPLHSGARTGEVSGRMLREFGVEYALAGHSERRQLYREGDEAVLDRLLAALNVDITPILCVGETLEERDAGRTQEVVLRQVGYAMARLEPDQRERVIIAYEPVWAIGTGRTATPQQAQEVMAAIREYQAGFDRDLAAGLRLLYGGSMNAGNAAELLAQPDIDGGLVGGASLKVDDFLAICQSAG, via the coding sequence ATGCGAACGCCGCTGATCGCCGGGAACTGGAAGATGAACGGTTCGGCCGCGCTGGTCGAAGAGTTCGGTCGCGCCTTTGCCGAAACGACGCTGCCGGCTTCGCTGGACGTGGTGATCCTGCCGCCCTTTCCCTATCTGGACGCGGCGCGGCGTGCCTTCGACGGTACCCCGCTGCGCCTAGGCGCTCAGACGCTGAATCCCCTGCACTCCGGGGCTCGCACCGGCGAGGTGAGCGGGCGCATGCTCAGGGAGTTCGGCGTCGAGTACGCCCTGGCGGGCCACTCCGAGCGGCGCCAGCTCTACCGCGAAGGTGACGAGGCCGTGCTCGACCGGCTGCTGGCGGCGCTCAACGTCGACATCACGCCGATCCTGTGCGTGGGCGAGACCCTGGAAGAGCGCGATGCCGGCCGGACCCAGGAGGTCGTGCTGCGCCAGGTGGGCTACGCGATGGCGCGTCTCGAACCCGACCAGCGCGAGCGCGTGATCATCGCCTACGAGCCGGTGTGGGCCATCGGTACCGGGCGTACCGCTACGCCGCAGCAGGCCCAGGAGGTCATGGCCGCCATCCGGGAGTACCAGGCCGGCTTCGATCGTGACCTCGCGGCAGGCTTGCGCCTGCTGTACGGCGGCAGCATGAACGCCGGCAACGCGGCTGAGCTGTTGGCCCAGCCCGACATCGACGGCGGCCTGGTGGGCGGTGCTTCGCTCAAGGTCGACGATTTCCTAGCCATTTGTCAGTCAGCAGGTTGA